A window of Natronolimnobius sp. AArcel1 contains these coding sequences:
- a CDS encoding endo-1,4-beta-xylanase — protein MPKHDADDSDSDDALTFRRRPVLGSIGAAGVAGALGLSIDTGRAASIAQDGDWEADAEERIEEHRTADLEVTVTDADGAELDGAEVEVAMQEHEYDFGTMIHAEFLTEGTEWGGPMTAPDGSEYDEDDQQEYEETVEELFNMVVFENLHKWGQWEDNQEIADNAVDWAVDHDMDIRGHVALWGNIDAHAIPADVVEAMGVEWEDGGATDPDHDPEYVVERSMDHIEDIISHYGDDITEWEIKNEVLHEPDMIRAVEGDGADDDSVDHLEAEILGDWYEKGQEVADEYGVDIAVNDYNTLEGGYQDEQDEYERQIDYLVNDRDIDLDGIGFQCHFAASEMLEPDEIMDNLEQFEDYGAGFRATEFDTFQEWDEEWEDPEEQGEYLHTFLKTWFSHPNTDSFLVWGHWDGVHWGPDQGHDPDGVLFDHDWNPKPAYDYYTDLVFDEWWTEESGETNGGSYTTTGFKGEYEITASYDGAETTTTATLSDDGETVELEIDADGMDDSEPADDSADEPADDSDDTGASDDGDDGDGIPGLGIVSSLAALSGLAGYALRRGGEDES, from the coding sequence ATGCCCAAACACGACGCGGATGATAGCGACAGCGACGACGCACTTACCTTCCGACGACGCCCGGTTTTGGGTTCGATCGGTGCTGCTGGCGTCGCTGGCGCGCTTGGACTTTCTATTGATACGGGACGCGCCGCATCGATTGCACAGGACGGCGACTGGGAAGCTGATGCTGAGGAACGCATCGAAGAACACCGGACTGCAGACCTCGAGGTGACGGTCACCGACGCTGATGGGGCTGAACTCGACGGGGCCGAGGTTGAGGTTGCGATGCAAGAGCACGAGTACGATTTCGGGACGATGATCCACGCGGAGTTCCTGACCGAGGGGACCGAGTGGGGCGGACCGATGACGGCCCCGGACGGCAGCGAGTACGACGAAGACGACCAACAGGAGTACGAAGAGACCGTCGAGGAGCTATTCAACATGGTCGTCTTCGAGAATCTCCACAAGTGGGGCCAGTGGGAAGATAACCAGGAAATTGCTGACAACGCTGTCGACTGGGCAGTCGACCACGACATGGACATCCGCGGTCACGTCGCCTTGTGGGGAAACATCGATGCGCACGCGATTCCTGCGGACGTCGTTGAGGCGATGGGCGTCGAGTGGGAAGACGGCGGCGCGACCGATCCCGACCACGACCCCGAGTACGTCGTCGAGCGGTCGATGGACCACATCGAGGACATCATCAGCCACTACGGCGACGACATCACCGAGTGGGAGATCAAAAACGAGGTCCTGCACGAGCCCGATATGATTCGGGCCGTCGAAGGCGACGGCGCTGACGACGACTCTGTCGATCACCTCGAGGCCGAGATTCTGGGCGACTGGTACGAGAAGGGCCAGGAAGTCGCTGATGAGTATGGCGTCGATATCGCGGTCAACGACTACAACACGCTCGAGGGAGGGTATCAGGACGAACAGGACGAGTACGAGCGCCAGATCGACTACCTGGTCAACGACCGTGATATTGATCTCGACGGGATCGGCTTCCAGTGTCACTTCGCTGCAAGCGAGATGCTCGAGCCGGACGAGATTATGGACAACCTCGAGCAGTTCGAGGACTACGGTGCGGGCTTCCGTGCGACGGAGTTCGACACGTTCCAGGAGTGGGACGAAGAGTGGGAGGATCCCGAAGAGCAAGGCGAATACCTCCACACGTTCTTGAAGACCTGGTTCAGCCATCCAAACACCGACTCGTTCCTTGTGTGGGGGCACTGGGACGGCGTCCACTGGGGGCCAGATCAGGGCCACGACCCAGACGGCGTGCTGTTCGATCACGACTGGAACCCCAAGCCGGCGTACGACTACTACACCGACCTTGTCTTCGATGAGTGGTGGACTGAGGAGTCCGGCGAAACCAATGGCGGATCCTACACGACGACTGGCTTCAAAGGCGAGTACGAAATTACCGCGAGCTACGACGGTGCGGAAACGACGACGACCGCGACGCTTTCCGACGATGGCGAGACCGTCGAACTCGAGATTGATGCGGACGGCATGGACGACTCAGAGCCAGCCGACGATTCGGCCGACGAACCAGCCGATGACAGTGACGATACGGGAGCGAGCGACGACGGTGACGACGGCGACGGCATCCCTGGCCTGGGAATCGTCTCCTCACTGGCCGCCCTTTCGGGGCTTGCCGGCTACGCGCTTCGACGCGGTGGTGAAGACGAGTCCTAA
- a CDS encoding endo-1,4-beta-xylanase, with protein sequence MGDETTAGDSSRQRSMLRRPFLGAVGACSGLGIASALGLSRTDSVRATQDDDEETDWEAEADERIEEHRTTDLEVRVVDRNGDPIDGADVDITMSEHEYGFGTAVNAGTLLEETEPGDEYHEHIPELFNKAVLENQHKWRFFEDDQDLADEATEWILEQDLELRGHTCLWASVDSAAVPEDVVSAMGREWDEGDVTDPEEDPDHVLERATEHLETIMEHYGDDITEWDVVNEAVNEPGFIRTIDGVNRGFEGPTLAEWYQRAAEIGDEYDVGVDVNDYNVLVGPNQGTREFYQDQIEFLREEGVDLDGIGLQCHFSEGNTLDSEQVMDGIDLYADYDADVRITEFDTEGGSWDDNEKADYLHMFLKTVFSHPATTDFVMWGFWDGRHWYDDAPLFYEDWEPKPGYDAYTNLVFDEWWTDEDGQTDSGVYETQAFHGEYELSASYEDESASTTTTITGEDETIELELDNEAGEDSIPGFGVGAALAGLAGLAGYAWLRDGDAETA encoded by the coding sequence ATGGGTGACGAAACCACAGCGGGCGATTCGTCGCGGCAACGTTCCATGCTCCGCCGGCCGTTTCTTGGCGCAGTTGGGGCGTGCAGCGGGCTCGGTATTGCTAGCGCACTTGGACTCTCTCGTACCGATTCAGTACGCGCGACACAGGACGACGACGAGGAAACGGACTGGGAAGCCGAAGCTGACGAACGCATCGAAGAGCATCGAACAACGGACCTCGAGGTGCGAGTCGTCGACCGCAACGGCGATCCGATCGACGGCGCGGACGTCGATATCACGATGTCCGAACACGAGTACGGCTTCGGGACCGCTGTCAACGCGGGCACGCTACTCGAGGAGACTGAACCCGGCGACGAGTACCACGAGCACATTCCCGAGTTGTTCAACAAGGCCGTCCTCGAGAACCAACACAAGTGGCGGTTTTTTGAGGATGATCAGGACCTAGCCGACGAGGCGACTGAGTGGATTCTCGAGCAGGATCTCGAACTGCGCGGCCACACCTGTCTGTGGGCGAGTGTCGACTCGGCTGCGGTTCCAGAGGACGTGGTTTCGGCGATGGGCCGGGAGTGGGATGAAGGCGATGTGACTGATCCCGAGGAAGATCCCGACCACGTCTTAGAGCGAGCAACCGAACACCTCGAGACGATCATGGAACACTACGGCGACGACATTACCGAGTGGGACGTGGTCAATGAGGCTGTCAACGAGCCGGGATTCATCCGCACAATCGACGGCGTCAACAGGGGCTTCGAAGGACCAACCCTCGCAGAGTGGTACCAGCGTGCGGCCGAAATCGGGGACGAATACGACGTCGGTGTCGACGTCAACGACTACAACGTCCTCGTCGGTCCAAACCAGGGCACGCGGGAGTTCTATCAGGACCAGATCGAGTTCCTGCGCGAGGAAGGCGTCGACCTCGACGGAATCGGACTACAGTGTCACTTTAGCGAGGGGAACACCTTGGACTCTGAGCAGGTCATGGACGGCATCGATCTGTATGCCGATTACGACGCGGACGTTCGAATCACGGAGTTCGACACCGAAGGCGGCTCGTGGGACGACAACGAAAAGGCCGACTATCTCCACATGTTCCTCAAAACGGTCTTCAGCCATCCCGCGACGACCGACTTCGTCATGTGGGGCTTCTGGGACGGCCGTCACTGGTACGACGACGCCCCCCTGTTCTACGAGGACTGGGAGCCAAAACCCGGCTACGACGCCTACACCAACCTCGTCTTCGACGAATGGTGGACCGACGAAGACGGCCAGACCGACAGCGGCGTCTACGAAACGCAGGCGTTCCACGGCGAGTACGAACTGAGCGCAAGCTATGAAGACGAGAGCGCCTCGACAACGACCACCATTACCGGCGAGGACGAAACCATCGAACTCGAGTTAGACAACGAGGCGGGCGAAGACAGTATCCCCGGCTTCGGCGTCGGTGCGGCACTTGCCGGCCTCGCCGGGCTTGCGGGCTATGCCTGGCTTCGCGACGGCGACGCAGAAACGGCGTAA
- a CDS encoding endo-1,4-beta-xylanase, with protein sequence MSEQATLRDAADAQEFTIGAALDPNALRVDPSYWKTVAEEFNAVTPENALKMTRLRPSRHTYDFKNGDAIVNFGVENDMYVRGHTLVWHNQKPDWFQAWDYTDEQLRTFLRDHIHTVAGRYRAKIDAWDVVNEAVDDDGSMRRTVWSDGLGEDYIADAFRWADEVTDADLFYNDYGADEINEKSDAIYDLVEGLLEDDVPIDGVGLQLHALGDWPDPESIAENIQRFQELGLEVHITEMDVAFHDGEEPENPLEEQAEYYREVVETCLDVGCDNLVTWGVHDGSSWIRGFKDFGQRYTGDPLLFDGRYGEKPAYDAVKEGLEEY encoded by the coding sequence ATGTCAGAGCAGGCAACGCTTCGTGATGCTGCTGATGCACAGGAGTTTACTATCGGTGCGGCGCTCGACCCCAACGCGCTCCGCGTCGACCCGAGTTACTGGAAAACCGTTGCAGAGGAGTTCAACGCCGTAACACCTGAAAACGCCCTGAAGATGACGCGACTGCGCCCGTCGCGACATACCTACGACTTCAAGAACGGCGACGCTATCGTCAACTTCGGCGTCGAAAACGACATGTACGTGCGCGGGCACACGCTCGTCTGGCACAACCAGAAACCCGACTGGTTCCAGGCGTGGGACTACACGGACGAGCAACTCCGAACGTTCCTGCGAGATCACATTCATACCGTCGCCGGGCGGTATCGCGCGAAAATCGACGCCTGGGATGTCGTCAACGAGGCCGTCGACGACGACGGTTCGATGCGCCGGACGGTCTGGTCCGACGGCCTCGGTGAGGACTACATCGCCGATGCCTTCCGTTGGGCCGACGAGGTCACCGACGCCGACCTCTTCTACAACGACTACGGCGCAGACGAGATCAATGAGAAATCCGACGCGATCTACGACTTAGTCGAAGGACTGCTCGAGGATGACGTCCCAATCGACGGTGTTGGGCTCCAACTCCACGCACTGGGCGACTGGCCAGATCCAGAATCCATCGCGGAGAACATCCAGCGCTTCCAAGAGCTCGGCCTCGAGGTCCACATCACCGAGATGGATGTCGCCTTCCACGACGGCGAGGAACCCGAAAACCCACTCGAGGAACAAGCCGAATACTATCGCGAGGTCGTCGAGACCTGTCTTGATGTTGGCTGTGACAATCTCGTCACGTGGGGCGTCCACGACGGCAGTTCCTGGATCCGTGGCTTCAAGGACTTCGGCCAGCGCTACACCGGCGACCCGCTGCTGTTCGATGGCCGCTACGGCGAGAAGCCGGCCTACGACGCCGTGAAAGAAGGCCTCGAGGAGTACTAA
- a CDS encoding DUF441 domain-containing protein, whose protein sequence is MSTTATQKKFARGAMLISVIIGIIGLMYFTTRGEVVTGLVVGTLFGVGGYWEYKRRIRDLEQADMGGAERDPFEERERRR, encoded by the coding sequence ATGAGCACAACAGCGACACAGAAAAAGTTCGCCCGCGGGGCAATGTTGATCTCCGTGATCATTGGCATCATCGGATTGATGTATTTCACTACGCGTGGGGAGGTGGTGACCGGTCTCGTCGTCGGCACGCTGTTCGGAGTCGGCGGCTACTGGGAGTACAAACGACGCATTCGCGACCTCGAGCAAGCGGACATGGGTGGTGCCGAGCGCGATCCGTTCGAAGAGCGAGAGCGCCGCCGGTGA